The following are encoded in a window of Pristis pectinata isolate sPriPec2 chromosome 1, sPriPec2.1.pri, whole genome shotgun sequence genomic DNA:
- the LOC127567962 gene encoding gamma-crystallin S-1-like yields the protein MDRVQGREAGIIFYEDRNFQGRHHECSTDCADLSPYFSRCNSIRVESDWWVVYERPHYMGYQYVLSRGEYPEYQRWMGFNDCIKSCRSFPQVSRSHTGGNYKIRIYERPDFGGKMMEFMDDCPSVYDRFRYHDIHSCQVVDGYWIFYELPNYRGRQYFLRPSEYRRYSDWGGYNSTIGSFRRMRDF from the exons ATCATCTTCTATGAGGACAGGAACTTCCAGGGTCGGCACCACGAGTGCAGCACCGACTGTGCCGACCTGTCCCCTTACTTCAGCCGCTGTAACTCCATCCGCGTTGAGAGTGACTGGTGGGTGGTGTACGAGAGACCCCACTACATGGGATACCAGTATGTGCTGAGCAGAGGAGAATATCCCGAATATCAGCGCTGGATGGGATTCAATGACTGCATCAAATCATGTCGCAGCTTTCCACAGGTGAGTAGGAGCCACAC GGGAGGTAACTACAAAATAAGGATTTATGAGAGGCCTGACTTTGGAGGGAAGATGATGGAATTCATGGACGACTGTCCCTCTGTCTACGATCGATTCCGTTACCATGACATCCACTCCTGCCAGGTGGTGGATGGTTACTGGATCTTCTACGAACTGCCCAACTACAGAGGCCGACAGTACTTCCTGAGACCCAGTGAATACAGGAGATACAGTGACTGGGGCGGCTACAACTCAACCATTGGGTCCTTCAGGCGCATGAGGGACTTCTAG